The following are encoded in a window of Kaistia algarum genomic DNA:
- a CDS encoding glycine--tRNA ligase subunit alpha encodes MLPVSETLPPHMRPDRSFQGLILVLQRFWADYGCVILQPYDMEVGAGTFHPATTLRALGPKPWRAAYVQPSRRPKDGRYGENPNRFQHYYQFQVILKPNPPNLQELYLESLKAIGIDTRLHDIRFVEDDWESPTLGASGLGWECWCDGMEVSQFTYFQYVAGIECRPVSGELTYGLERLAMYLQGVDNGYELNFNGREGAEKVTYGDVFKQAEEEYSRHNFEHADTEMLKRHFDDAERECRMLLEAGTPQPDANDQRHKMVLPAYDQCIKASHRFNLLDARGVISVTERQSYILRVRELAKACGAAWLLTDAGGKN; translated from the coding sequence ATGTTGCCCGTGTCCGAGACCCTGCCTCCCCATATGCGGCCCGACCGGTCCTTCCAGGGCCTTATCCTGGTGCTGCAGCGCTTCTGGGCCGATTATGGCTGCGTCATCCTGCAGCCCTACGACATGGAAGTCGGCGCCGGTACGTTCCATCCGGCGACGACGCTGCGCGCGCTCGGTCCCAAGCCGTGGCGCGCCGCCTATGTCCAGCCGTCACGCCGGCCGAAGGACGGGCGCTATGGCGAAAACCCCAATCGCTTCCAGCATTATTACCAGTTCCAGGTCATCCTGAAGCCGAACCCGCCCAATTTGCAGGAACTCTATCTGGAGAGCCTGAAGGCGATCGGCATCGATACGCGCCTGCACGACATCCGCTTCGTCGAGGACGATTGGGAAAGCCCGACGCTCGGCGCCTCGGGACTTGGCTGGGAGTGCTGGTGCGACGGGATGGAAGTCTCGCAGTTCACCTATTTTCAGTATGTCGCCGGCATCGAATGCCGCCCCGTCTCCGGCGAATTGACCTATGGTCTCGAACGCCTCGCCATGTATCTGCAGGGCGTCGACAATGGCTATGAGCTGAATTTCAACGGCCGCGAGGGCGCCGAGAAGGTGACCTATGGCGACGTGTTCAAGCAGGCCGAGGAAGAATATTCGCGGCACAATTTCGAGCATGCCGATACCGAGATGCTGAAGCGGCACTTCGATGATGCGGAGCGTGAATGCCGCATGCTGCTGGAGGCCGGCACGCCCCAGCCTGACGCCAACGACCAGCGCCACAAGATGGTGCTCCCCGCCTATGACCAGTGCATCAAGGCGAGCCACCGCTTCAACCTGCTCGACGCGCGCGGCGTCATCTCCGTGACCGAGCGCCAGAGCTACATCCTGCGCGTGCGCGAACTCGCCAAGGCCTGCGGTGCCGCCTGGCTCCTGACGGACGCCGGAGGGAAGAACTAA